tAAGATTATGGTTGATAGCTCTGGAAAAAGCTAGTTGACCGTGggttaggatttttttttgtccaaggTGAACTTTAAGTGCCAAAATGATATAATGCTCTAATTCAATCCCTCAGAAGTCCATTAATATGGTTGAACAGACTTCTGTTAGTGAAGTTGTAAAAATGTTGAAGTTTCTAGCATTGCATTGCTGATGAAACATGAATAGTTTCTCCTCTTTTGTTTCTTAGTTGCTCCAGAGGTTGACGCTGAGTAACTTGGTCATGATGAAGCGAAGAGTGTGCTGATATCCCTCAGCGTGACTCCTCTAATGAGGCAGAcaatcagcagcagctccatATGTCCTCTGTGGCACCTTGTTACCCGGCATAAATTGTGCCTTTTCTTCGCCTTTTGTCACCAGTTAAAGCCTTTTTAGAAAGTAGCCATAGCAGAAGCTTTATTATGAGGCGCCCAGTGGAGAGGAACATTAATTAGTTATAGTTGACAGTGCAGAGTTGTGACGTTTGAAACATGAAATATGCAGATCTGCACCATAACTCTACATGCTGCATTCCTTCTCTTATTACTGGAATGTAagctctctctttcccttttttCTCACTAAATTTTTCTTAAGAAAAACCACAAGTCagtgtcagacacacacatttccttCCTCTGTGGGCATGACATGAATTTCTGCTCTATCAGAGTACACACCTGTTTATGTACAGTTAAAGATACAGTGCGTAACATTTCGgggctctattagcagaaatggaatataatattcataactatgttttcattagtgtataatcacctgaaactaagaatcgtgttcagcccagaatggacaaaccaaacactggctctagagagagcctttcatgtttttacattacctgaaggccacctaAGTTCTCCGACatacttgtgaaactgcggtaacgttaGCCACCgattgcaaaaccgtggtaccgccagccgccgtctgacttccgttgctcctaaagtagtgttattatggtaaggatgccctctgagcgaggtgaacagcGTTACAGGTCGTATCCCTGCAGACCCTTTTCGACTTTTTGGCtcactgtggtttgttttggttgacggataaggaacggatatgacgtcacgttactcagactacaacaataaaagcggtaactccccttctacctctgcatagactcaaaggaagcaaatatatcgattctggcatcaaaaaatacattttacaaatcGTATATataaaaatcgcgatacatacgtgaatctattttttcccccacccctaatcgttacacccctaatttccaccaaaatgtcaccaaaaatgTAGctgaaaatatgtgaaaacatgtttgatttgtACACAGTTATTCACGTTTAGGCTTTatggtatttggtcaaaatacAACACTGAGTGCCAACATTTTTCAGTGTTTAGAAGTTAGCATTTCCTCCTCTTTACTGAATTATTGGCAGTGATGTTATGACCAATAGTCATCACATTTCAGCTTGTGTGTGTACATCGGTATAAGACAAAAGGGGGTTGATTTCATCCTCCACTTTGGGGTTTGGATGCTGAGGTTAATTTGATGGATCAAAGATTGTGTTGCCATAGTGACCCAGAGCAGTGGGACTCTCAGgtctctcttcttccttttgtacatgtgtgagtgtgtatatacagtatatctaatgtgtgtgtgagtatattTGATCTTTGTATTTGAGTGCTACATGTCTTTCTCTCCTTAGTGCCTGATGACCTCAGtccagaggagagacaggagctGGAAAGCATCCGCCGCAGAAAACAAGAGCTACTGCAGGACATACAAGTAATAACACATACTCTACTCCCTTACAcaacttatatttctttaatcaATTTGTTGAACTTTCATCTGGAATTCAACTTCTTGGGCCCGCCTTCTGTcctcagctcttactgcttggacaaaatgttttctcaacAGGGCAACCATGAAAGAGAAGTTTGTTTCTGTCCCTGCTGTAAAACCCTGCGGCTGTCTGGAAGTCTGAAGTCTCTTTCTCTTTAACATTTCATCTTTTTTAAACGATAGGTTTGCAGTTTTTACAATGTAAGTGATAGGGAATAAAATACACAGTTCTCATTCTGTGCAAAACATGTATTTAAAAGTTtatatgaggcttcagcagtctgagttagacaaATCAAAAGGGTGTCCTCCAAAGTTACTGTGTTTTTAGAGGgaaattccctctttgtgtttctctgttgAGCTACAGTGGAAGGAAAGTAACACAAGGGGGGATTTTGGTACTAAAAACAAGAGTAGCAGTCATGCTGGCACTGTGGGTTCCCCAGCACAAAGACCACTACGACAGTACATTTCACAGCCGAGGTAACTTTTATTGAACAGAAATagtttaaagcctctgaacacctcacctacacaggtgttttcagttaatctggctgattagtagtctttctaattacgtatttttacagtcttatacttcaacagtattacaacaaactgcgactttcttgactctTTTAAATTGACTAACATCATATATttgattcatggcacaattcaaaccGAAacaaggtcccatggtggtccaccggaaggatAGGGACTTTGCCTTTctataagatacagttttcactcttctCAGAGTTatcattcagatatcttgaggtcagaggtcaagggacccttttgaaaatgaccataccAGATTTTCCTTGCcgatattgaaaaaaaaaagccaacatgacatagttggtaccaatggattccttaggttttctaatttcatatgataccagtatcttctctctagctttaagactgagtccgctacaacctctgaaagacagataataatagttaatagtttatataataaataatcaatacttgacgtccgtgtattgaTACTATAATGCCatgcaaaatattgcgatactatgttgtctagatttttttttttttaccccacccctactttaaaatatttgaattattttAGAGAATTGCAAAATCATACAGTTCAGTCTTTGCTTGTTAATTTGTATCTCTTTGTCTGAACATCACATTGTTCAGGTAGTTCTTTCTTCTCTCGGTGTCCTTGAGAAGATTTGAACCTCCGTGTCTAGACCAGTGTGCctagggaggtgtgtgtgtttggaggggGGGGTATATAGGCGTATGACCAGCGGAGCGTTACTGTACGCATTCAAGACAGATGATCCTCTTTGTGTGGGGTGCATGTGTACGAGGGGGGTGGACCtcgtgtatatatgtatgtgtgtcctccagctctctctgcctggaGGGACAGTTTGACCCCCTGCCTCAGTCCCCCCCTTCAAccttaaataaattagtgaGATTGTCTGTCAGCTCTTTAGCTGGGCACATTTGTTTTGCAAAATTAGATAGAAAGGGAATAGCTGGCCTTATCATCATGAACATAAATTGTAGATAAATTAAGGCTTTAAGTTAAATAAAAGAACCAGTAATGACCTTTTACCCAGCCAGCATCTCGTATGTATGTGGCCGTTTGTTGGATTTTATCAACATAATGGTTTGTtgatattagggatgcaccgatccaactttcccgataccgatagcgatacctgggctttgggtcaGGAGAATTTTCAGAGACCAGGTCTATCAAACAAACTACCCAAAAAGATTCTATAAAGGATTCAGATTCGATAAAATGTTATCGAACCCCATCACTAGTCCTCAGTTAGAAAGGTGGacatccaaaacacacacacacacacgcacaaagacGAACACAAACATGGCCTCCGGGCAGCGACGCTGTGCGACTAGATTGATGGAGTTTATTACTGAGGTCGACTCTCGTTCGGCGGTTCTCTACTCGAAGCCCCGCCCTGTGTTGCCCTGGGGGGCTGATGGGTAATGAGCCATGAAATATTCCAGTAATGGAGACAGAGGACGCTGTACGCTTATAAGGGGGTGTAACCATGGAAACGCACATGCAGGAATTCAGAAACTATTTACCTTGTTTTCACacatattacatattattacacacacacactcactgactGAATCTGAGACACCGGCCTCGTCtacttctctttctcttctatAATTATctaagtttagtttagtcattTATCTTTTCTGCTGGGCTCAGTGTTTCTCcatctgtttctctcctctcctctttcctcccacAACCTCTGAGCTCTCCGGAGCAGCTCCGCTAAGCCAGTCAAAGTCTTTGATCCTGCATATTCCCGTCTCTCCCCACCAGACACTCAAACAGCCCGGGGAGGGCGTCAGGGGGGGAGGCAGGCTGATGAATCTGGGTCAGCACAGGGGAGAGGGAAACAGGGTAAGGGTGGTCAGCTCTGACCCCAGAACAGGTGCTACAGCTCCCAGAGAGGATTTTCTGCAGAGGGCGGCTGTTCCACAAAACTCCTGCCGAGAGGAAGAATGAGTCGGCCTGGGAGAGAGTGAATCACGGCTGCACTTTTAGTGTTTCTTTCTGGGTCATCTCTTCTGTAAAAAGTGCTTGTCTGAATGTGTTGGTCAGTGAGATGTAGCTGGAACAGACAACCGTGTGTAATGCATTGGGAGATCAAAGCATCTCCAAAGGTTTATATGAAAGGTCAGACATCACAGACAcatcacatgtactgtatatatcgttgtttcactctcctcctctctctgtctgtctgctctcagaGGCTGAAGGATGAGATAGCAGAGGTGACCAATGAGATTGAAAACCTGGGCCTGACTGAAGAGAGGTAAAGTAGCTCTCGCCCATTTCTGTGCTTGTGCGTGGGCAGCTGTGGTAcactcagcttttttttttagtggaaGTGCATTCATAGGGAAAGAGAAAAATCGGCCTGACACTCTGAACAGAGTCCACTGCCTGGTGGGATCAGTGCCGCAAATAATGATTGTTTACATTATCAATTCATCTGTCGGATATGTTGTCTAATGATCGTTtcaagtctataaaatgtcagaaaaaaacagcattcaCAGTCATTTTCCCAAATTGCTTTTTTTATCCGACCAACAGTTCAAAACTAAAAGATATTCAGTGGTAAATATTCTAAACACAAGGTCTGCTTACTTTGCTATTCTGGGTGCTTTCAACTGTATTGAAAGCTTCACCTCCGTCAGCTAAAGAGGGCTGTGGGTTATGTGCCCCCAAGGTTGAGAATAAATCTCCACACTcaaaaaagatattcagtttactatgatGTACAACAGAGAACagcctcacatttgagaagcatgTTTGCTTGATAAATAACTTAAACGATTAGCAAAATTGCTGTAGATTTCTATTTAGCAGAGTATTAAGTTTCTGTTCTCTGTTTTTAGGAAAAGCATGCAGAGGAATAAACAAATGGCCATGGGCCGAAAGAAGTTCAACATGGACCCCAAGAAGGTGAGAGTAAATCAGGCTTTTCCTTTCTTCATGTAACAATCAATTGATGGTgatttttaaattgaaataaCAAGTGATACATGTGATCACTTGGAGTTTGTACCTCACTCGACAAAAACAATTTTCTTTACCTGGTCTGATCTTTTAAATAAGTTAATATtcaatgtatttgtatttttagtgAATGACTGAGTTATGTGTTGTTGATTTTGTCCATCAGGGGATTCGCTTCTTGATTGACAGCTCCCTGCTGAAAAACACCAGCGATGACATCGGCCAGTTTCTCTACAAGGGTGAGGGGCTCAATAAGACCGCTATCGGCGACTACCTAGGGGAGAGGTAAATGATACTAATGACGATCCTTCTAACTGATTTTTCTCACcggacattttgacttgtcatagcaggaagagcgcaggtgttactaataattctttctattcaagtgtcccagtaaaacatgacagtgagccagcatgcacgatACCAGGACCTTGAACccgaagcagctaaatggaattcagcgaTCGTTAATTTTGTTATttgcacctgtgcttttcctactgtgacatgttcAAAATGTCGTCTGAGTAATGATAACAGACCGAGAGCTTGTTCtttaaaaaatagataattAGATATTTGTGAACGTTTTCCAGAGCTGTTCGTGTTTATACATGTGCAGCATTATTGAGGACAAATCAGGCCTTATCAATATACTATTAACgtactacatactgtatatgagctTATGGTGCATTAGCAGTTCTCATCCATTAATCTGTTTTTATCCGATTCGTTACATCCAACTCTTTTAGCTGCCAGCTCTGTGAGCTAAACAGAGCTGCATTCAGTTCCTGATCCTCTTGTCTTTCTGTTTActactcctgtgtgtgtgtacatgtgggtgtgtgtttgtgtgggattGCGTGTGTGTCGTGCAGAGATGACTTCAACATCGAGGTTCTGCACGCCTTCCTGGAGTTACACGAGTTCTCAGACTTGAACCTGGTTCAGGCTCTCAGGCAGTTCCTGTGGAGCTTCAGGCTGCCCGGTGAGGCTCAGAAGATCGACCGCATGATGGAGGCGTTCGCCCTGCGATACTGTCTCTGTAACCCCGGAGTGTTTCAGAGcacaggtatgtgtgtgtgtgtatgtgtgtttagaAGAGggggaataaaaaaagactacagtcagatttttttgtacttcttttttttagtaagacacaaaaaagtaaaaatacagaatTTATTTCAGGAGTCAACAATTATTCTTCTCAAAAAGTCATTTTCACAGTTTGCGTTTTggccacatactgtatgtgaaaatgTTCAGACTCGATCACAAATTCACATCACAGACAACTCTATATCCTGTTATGGTGAAGTCATTTTTAAAGGtactaaatacgggattgggagcatttctgttgcctctcaacggctctcaacatggcgacagtgAGCCGCGGCccacagctaacggtgctaacagcgctaaacaGCTTAAACAATGGCGAaactgctgacagagataacagtgtttacctgagggggaacaggagggtgggtgctacgcatCTGCTACGCTGGCGTCGGTTggaacggcgttatcagctgtaacttcCGTgtaagagcagtgcagagcggcggccgtgagctagccagtggggcacgctcacatgcaatAAATGCACGTGCGGCCGGCCTGACGATGTCAAGAAAGCAAGGacaagctcagattacaacacacacagagggagagcgacttcattctctgctcaggtagacattactcctctatatctttacatagcaaatagttgtttgatacCATAAttatgctctggatattgaattTAACACCTTTCATGCATAGTGGTTGCACATTTCTGTCTTGGCATACACTATCTGGTGTCACATAGTTTATCATGTCAAACATCTAAATGATTGAATTCAGCTCGTTAGTACCAAGAAACATGAAATTTTAAACTCTGTGGTTATGTTAGTGATCGAGTCCTGAAAAAGTACACTCACACACTTGGTCTTCTTTTACAGATACCTGTTATGTGTTGTCGTTCGCTGTGATCATGTTGAACACCAGTCTACACAACCCCAACGTGAAGGACAAACCCACCGTTCAGAGATTCCAGGCGATGAACAGAGGCATCAATGATGGTGGAGACCTGCCGGAGGAGCTACTCAGGGTGAGAGACGTTTATTTTCCTAAAACTCTCTGCTCTGTGATATATTTGGGCAGTAACAAAGTGTACTTGGTTGTTATACAGAAAAAAGTACTACTGCAAAAACACAGTGGGTTTTATTTGCCTCAATTTAATTGTGCCAAGTCACACTGTGTCCCGTCTAGTTCTGgtgaataaaatgtcaaatttagTCACAAAACAGCCAAAGGAACAATTTAACACAGCAAATGTTGCATTAAAAAGTAGCTGTATCTTTATTTAAGAACttaatttaagtaaaagtaccaaagtatcatcattagaatatacttaaagtactaaaAGTGTGTTAGCATtactaatgttgcagctggtaaaggtggggctaATTTGAACTACTTTATGTACTGCTGAGGGACTTAACCCCCCAAAATACATCATAATTATTCcctgattatattttgtattaataatctgatattgcaaaataactaaaactgtaaaaataaatgtagtggagtagaaatataaagtagcataaaatgaaaatactcaagtaaagaagAAGTACTTCAGCGAATGTACTTAGTAACTTTCCATCACTTCTCTGTAGAACCTGTACGACAGCATCAAGAACGAACCCTTTAAGATCCCAGAGGATGATGGGAACGacctcacacacaccttctTCAACCCCGACAGAGAAGGATGGCTGCTGAAACTCGGTATGTGCATTCATGTGAAGCGAAATACACTGAACAAAAATATAAGATCTAAGACTTTTTCTGTACACACAAAAAACTTATAAACCATTTTACAGTTTGCAAACAATGATGACGTACGTAAGTGAGCGTACGCAGTTTGGCAACGGAAGTAGGGCGGAGTGCTCTGGTGGACATTCCTACAGTCAAAATACATCTGTGGCAtcatgttgtgaaataaaactgcacattttagagtggacttttattgtgaCCAGTCCAAGACACACACCTGTAATAATCAAGCTGTTGAATCAGCATTTTAATATGCCACACCTGTCAGGTGGAGGGACTATCTTGGCAAAGGAGAAGTGCTCACTAACACAGATTTTAACAAATCTTTTAGAGAAAATTTGACAGAAATAAGTCTTTTGTGTGCACAGAAAAATACTTCGATCTTTAATTTCAACTTGTGAAAAATGTGAGCAAAAATAagtgtttatatttttgttcaatgtatttaatttaattataattcaaCTCATTCAATCTCGATCCTGTTGTTAGTCACTGTGAGCTGGACGGCCCTCTAGTGGACTGGACGTGTAACAGCACCTTAAACATGAGTTAGGACAAACTTGCGTTGCATTTTTGTAATATtcttttgttgacattgttcttgtttgtttgtgtttcatgGGTTTTGACTCCAGGAGGTATGTACTCTTAAACCCACCAGCTTTAATGCACTGCTTTGCTTCTgagctgcccccccccccatccctgcCTTTCTACTCCCACTGGCTGCGCTCATTCACCCTCGCATCACAATTTGATTTAAAGACAGATCAttcatgggctgtatgctgctAAGCCCTGATGTGAAAGAAATAGTTTCACATCTGTTTCTAACTGCTGACCCAAGTTTTTAACTCAGCTTTGCGATCAGTAGGCTCTATATTTAACCTGCTGTCAGTGTGCTTCAGAGTGTCGCTGTCGTCATATGAAGTCCAGCTTTCTGATCCCAACACCTAAAGTTTTGTGTCTTTTACTGAAGTCGTAGCTCACCTCTAATCTCTCCTCAGGTGGACGAGTAAAGACCTGGAAGAGACGCTGGTTTATTCTCACAGATAACTGCCTCTACTACTTTGAATACACAACTGTAAGTACTGTAATATAAGATATCTAATAGATAGTGTATGTAGGCTTAACTAAGTACTTATATGtattgtctctctgctgtctacAAGGATAAAGAACCCAGAGGAATTATTCCACTGGAAAATCTGAGTATCAGAGAAGTCGATGACTCCAAGAAACCGGTAAAGTCcgtcttctctcttctctttctgccACATTTTGTCATATAATTGATCGTTTCTGCTGTTATTCTTTCTCAAAAAGAGGTctgggtgttcagaggctttaaatataaatactttTTTATATTATGCTGTCAGGAAATCTATTTATTCCCAATTTGCGTTTTTACGCTTTCCAGACGTTTCCTGTTTTGACGTGAATCTCCTGACTCGTCTTGTTTGTTGTCTCACAGAACTGCTTCGAGCTCTTCATCTCGGACCACAAAGATCAGGTGATCAAAGCCTGCAAGACGGAGGCAGACGGACGCGTCGTCGAGGGAAACCACACTTATTACAGAATCTCCGCCCCGACCGCAGAGGAGAAGGACGAATGGATCACCAGCATCAAGTGAGTCACATTTAAACTCTCTGTCCTGCAGATGATCAGTATGAAGCATAGAAATAGagtaggagtagaacggacattcccattcaaatcaacgtggCAGGATGGCGAGCGGtggccatttttatgtgtaccgttgtCATTGTGACCGTTGAAGTGGGCTAACTTCTGTATAAACTAAACCGACTTGCGGCAAGTCGCTGACTCACTGAGATGAGGTTTTGAAATAACGAGCAGTTTAATATTAACGCTACAAAGCATAGAGAGCCAGAGTAAATGAGTCAAATTGACCAAcgtaatgcttcatccacacattcttgtcacagcgtaggaaagcacattgcTGTCACCAGATGAGAACAACTttgttcggctcattttctgtaactaaAGTAGCATTAAAACATGGTGGAATTAGaaagctagctaactagcggAGGGCTGGCTAGATAGCTTGCTTGCTAATTGTAGAAGGGTCCAGCTGTGGCCTGTAGCACCTCACGCCTAACCCTAACTATAGCTGTAGTGGGCGTGGCGTGAGGTGATACTGAGGTGCATCAGGCCGCAGCTGGACTATATTGGCTTATTCCGTCATTATATAATGatacactggttacagaaaatgagccaaacagcgggctggtggcgGTGGCAGCGCTGTTTATAACAGTCCCTGCACCTCACTTCCCGGAGATGGACAAGCTTCCCAGCTATCTAGCAATTTACCGCCCCACTGATGTGTGTCGTcgccataacaactaacaacaactGCCATTTTCTTTTGAACTACTCAAATGACCACGGAAAACAATTCAATGTCTGTTCTACCTTTACTCCATCTTCCACCCGCAGAGCCGCCATCAGCAAAGACCCGTTCTACGAGATGCTGGCTGCTCGGAAGAAGAAGGTCTCGTCTCTGAAGGGGCTGTAGAGCTGCTGAGGATTTAAACATTGAAAGACTAGACCTGAtactcctgctgctgcagcagagacACTTTGGACCTGACGGAGGATTCAGCTTTTAAAGAAGCTCTTCCTTTGTCACCTTTTGAACCGGCGCACCTTCAGTACCGACAGCTCGTTCTCGACAGGTTTGACCTTTTTGTTTAAAGTTTATTTCCCCATCTAGAGATGAAATGATTCAGTCGTAGACCTCTTTTTTTATCCTCCTTTTCAACACTCCACTTCTGCAGTACTGTATCGATGCCGTGCCCTCTGGTTAGGACTCCCACTCCTCTTAAATCTGCTGTCTGATTCCTCTCAGAGCCACTTCAAACACTCTGATTGATCTGCTGTGGTACAACGAGTCTCTACAGCTACTCAAAcaggagatgttttcactcaGAATGAAATTTACTGGAACATTAATTAAATTTATTCGTAGTTGAACATGAGGTGAGAGAAAAAAGACAGCTGCTGATGTTTGATAAAACACTTTTCTACATCTTGTGGAAGACAAGAGGAGGATGGGGAACAGCTGAAGAATGAATCACATCATTCATTGATGTgattcagattcagaaaacaatgacagatcATCTGGAAAACAAACTTCATCTCATCTTGGACGCTGGACTTTTATTGTTTCGTCTGAAAAATTGTCTTTTCTAAGCCTGTTTTCTTACTGCTGTCGGTCTTCTCTGTCAAAGCACTGTTACTGAAAATGAAGGTGATGCATAAAtagttaaatatttatttatccagaTTTCTTGTAATTTATtgttttgagtttttgtttCATTAAAACTTTGCAAACCAACATTTTCATTTGACTTTTGTTTCAAACCAGAACCGGAAAATACTCAATTACTGTAATTGTTCAGTCATAAAATTGATTGCTTTGTTACGTTTAAGTACGTTAGATTTGACACAACAGAGTaactttcgacatactatactatgactttgacatactatactatgacttttttaattactttttcgacatatactttgactgttttaattactttattacctattatactatgacttttttaattactttattacctattatactatgacttttttaatcacttttttgacatattatattatgactttgacatactatactatatcttttttcaacatactaaactatgacttctGTTTCAAACCAGAACTGGAAAATACTCAATTACTGTAATAGTTCAGTCATAAAATTGATTGCTTTGTTATGTTGAAGTATGTTAGATTTGAAACAACTGAGTATCTACTGAAAATGTTTGTGAGATACTCATTTCTTTCCTCTTCACTCACACCTGTTTTTGCAGTTTTAAAATCAAATCTGGATCCAGTTTGAGCTGAAACTTCAGAAACAacaagtaagtggaccttgtgatgaaaatgtgtttgtcaAACCAGATTTGAGTTTCTGGATGGTTTTACGCTACTTGGACCACAATATTTGAAGATGCAGTCCACTATTATAAAGACTAATGATCAGGTATAAAAGTGCTCATCTAGTGTGAACGTGCAGCTGCAACAGCTCGAGTATTCAATCATAAGATTTTGACACCGTGTTGACGAAACCGTCAGTCAATCTCTACATATTGTCACACTATCAACGTTTTTCCCACACAgctatttcctgcttttcttatCTACATCTAATCATTTCCCGTACAGCGATCGCGCTGTTGTCAGCGGCCGAGCAGGGCGCTTCCAGTAAAAGACTTGTGATTTTAACAGAAAACAGACGACTTTAGAAGAACGCGGATGTATTCTACAAGCTGACATGTCGC
The genomic region above belongs to Sebastes fasciatus isolate fSebFas1 chromosome 20, fSebFas1.pri, whole genome shotgun sequence and contains:
- the LOC141758546 gene encoding cytohesin-1-like isoform X3, whose protein sequence is MLPDDLSPEERQELESIRRRKQELLQDIQRLKDEIAEVTNEIENLGLTEERKSMQRNKQMAMGRKKFNMDPKKGIRFLIDSSLLKNTSDDIGQFLYKGEGLNKTAIGDYLGERDDFNIEVLHAFLELHEFSDLNLVQALRQFLWSFRLPGEAQKIDRMMEAFALRYCLCNPGVFQSTDTCYVLSFAVIMLNTSLHNPNVKDKPTVQRFQAMNRGINDGGDLPEELLRNLYDSIKNEPFKIPEDDGNDLTHTFFNPDREGWLLKLGGGRVKTWKRRWFILTDNCLYYFEYTTDKEPRGIIPLENLSIREVDDSKKPNCFELFISDHKDQVIKACKTEADGRVVEGNHTYYRISAPTAEEKDEWITSIKAAISKDPFYEMLAARKKKVSSLKGL
- the LOC141758546 gene encoding cytohesin-1-like isoform X2; translation: MVLKSEDGVVPDDLSPEERQELESIRRRKQELLQDIQRLKDEIAEVTNEIENLGLTEERKSMQRNKQMAMGRKKFNMDPKKGIRFLIDSSLLKNTSDDIGQFLYKGEGLNKTAIGDYLGERDDFNIEVLHAFLELHEFSDLNLVQALRQFLWSFRLPGEAQKIDRMMEAFALRYCLCNPGVFQSTDTCYVLSFAVIMLNTSLHNPNVKDKPTVQRFQAMNRGINDGGDLPEELLRNLYDSIKNEPFKIPEDDGNDLTHTFFNPDREGWLLKLGGRVKTWKRRWFILTDNCLYYFEYTTDKEPRGIIPLENLSIREVDDSKKPNCFELFISDHKDQVIKACKTEADGRVVEGNHTYYRISAPTAEEKDEWITSIKAAISKDPFYEMLAARKKKVSSLKGL
- the LOC141758546 gene encoding cytohesin-1-like isoform X1 translates to MGTVSELCASSFQAFLCPTVRPAAATVPDDLSPEERQELESIRRRKQELLQDIQRLKDEIAEVTNEIENLGLTEERKSMQRNKQMAMGRKKFNMDPKKGIRFLIDSSLLKNTSDDIGQFLYKGEGLNKTAIGDYLGERDDFNIEVLHAFLELHEFSDLNLVQALRQFLWSFRLPGEAQKIDRMMEAFALRYCLCNPGVFQSTDTCYVLSFAVIMLNTSLHNPNVKDKPTVQRFQAMNRGINDGGDLPEELLRNLYDSIKNEPFKIPEDDGNDLTHTFFNPDREGWLLKLGGRVKTWKRRWFILTDNCLYYFEYTTDKEPRGIIPLENLSIREVDDSKKPNCFELFISDHKDQVIKACKTEADGRVVEGNHTYYRISAPTAEEKDEWITSIKAAISKDPFYEMLAARKKKVSSLKGL
- the LOC141758546 gene encoding cytohesin-1-like isoform X4, yielding MQRNKQMAMGRKKFNMDPKKGIRFLIDSSLLKNTSDDIGQFLYKGEGLNKTAIGDYLGERDDFNIEVLHAFLELHEFSDLNLVQALRQFLWSFRLPGEAQKIDRMMEAFALRYCLCNPGVFQSTDTCYVLSFAVIMLNTSLHNPNVKDKPTVQRFQAMNRGINDGGDLPEELLRNLYDSIKNEPFKIPEDDGNDLTHTFFNPDREGWLLKLGGGRVKTWKRRWFILTDNCLYYFEYTTDKEPRGIIPLENLSIREVDDSKKPNCFELFISDHKDQVIKACKTEADGRVVEGNHTYYRISAPTAEEKDEWITSIKAAISKDPFYEMLAARKKKVSSLKGL